A region of Terriglobales bacterium DNA encodes the following proteins:
- a CDS encoding RHS repeat-associated core domain-containing protein translates to MSFQYDPFGRRIQKSGPSGTVNYLYDGANVVEEVDGAGTVLARYTQGAGIDEPLAMLRGGVTSYYQADGLGSITSVRDGGGALVASYTYDAFGNLAGSTGTLTNPFRYTGREFDAETGLYYYRARYYDPSMGRFIGEDPTRFREANNFYTYVLNNPTVFSDPTGLQAKPT, encoded by the coding sequence GTGAGCTTCCAGTACGATCCGTTTGGGCGACGGATCCAGAAGAGCGGGCCGAGCGGAACCGTCAACTACCTCTACGACGGGGCGAACGTCGTGGAGGAGGTGGACGGTGCGGGGACGGTGCTGGCGCGCTACACGCAGGGCGCGGGGATTGACGAGCCGCTGGCCATGCTGCGCGGCGGAGTGACCAGCTACTACCAGGCCGACGGTTTGGGCTCGATCACCTCGGTGCGCGACGGCGGCGGCGCCCTGGTGGCCAGCTACACCTACGACGCCTTCGGCAACCTGGCCGGCTCCACCGGCACGCTCACCAACCCCTTCCGCTACACCGGGCGGGAGTTCGACGCCGAAACCGGTCTCTACTACTACCGCGCCAGGTACTACGATCCCTCGATGGGCAGATTCATAGGGGAGGATCCGACCCGCTTTAGGGAAGCGAACAACTTCTACACGTACGTCCTAAACAACCCGACTGTGTTCTCTGACCCGACCGGACTACAGGCGAAACCCACCG